A region of Drosophila mauritiana strain mau12 chromosome 3L, ASM438214v1, whole genome shotgun sequence DNA encodes the following proteins:
- the LOC117138998 gene encoding uncharacterized protein LOC117138998 isoform X1, with product MAMSPVLDAAAKAAGRDLNGNAASATAASTATPTAAAAAAATTPRKTKKTIINWLVNSDSENNNRPTCDKAGKDNPNPHQNPNSQANPNQNCSCESRAFRDFRGVQTLRLLWSRRIKSASEDQCHSPVHCHTSSSSSLGTLKKLNKSVSCLVNAFNNSRDCATPEKSLAKRAASLHNLQDSQAKHKQLHREKDNFYKYKNAEQAKMQAKLRSSADEAILNASETRAKRDDSGGLPEVKSYNLNTLSAADKVAKVAKGEAKTQRRVEEPVGEAEVEVEVELRAKRERNRLEGLSLSAASAQSGGSSESLQTTTTTTSSTPTHSSVTSSTGRSGGRRKYSFKTHAGKSYHQHHHPSRRTSNMDASSGGISMVAKLTHQFNEIIQKDAKLLEQVKRNNGVWISRGTHVYKIVEKPTSEGKGLPNGEENRISTVQRNIKKFERLEKPNVPLKSEQLMRKHLELMRGSSLPRGPRIKRNLKLPPGSVGIPELAIVSEELKTPTSEEQAKQPKSVQNESLPNHPEELNQSNDRPSDELAVILGEDGAEEELRQKQRKHKYASIYEKLRFTFAKGRKSASPSPTKAQIREEVAIDEEPVKENTSEDMVTRKEDFTLELPKEVIPRSEDLEDSSRALLISPCFEADAKILDALEAVDQKLKVLNPLNDVTTADGERELLLAANDDFEQRILPNSSFVYQAANKQYSNNQILLNQAVNVTLVNAIEGEQMIMEQKQLMKVRELELTEKGEDQPLKPAEKSLEKNETLEPESLYEPITPVMDETKTQAQTSSLFKIYTKKSEIVEDIYQTVEEASTVEAKTNNWLEGYESIAGSQEACPLTYDGYESFAPEEVVTTPTTPSATGTLGRNTRDELPELPKPKRVLNKSPIPMRPAPPKPEAKESEEDDNIYDTIKGCYESMHCKATSSSSSGEATLTTDTISLSSNCYESISHIRRSRVATTQNHGQGSAGSCIQLSSSGSTLTISSDHKTNSLYESSLAATGCVVYGSASVGCRSSLGSSAGSRDSGKPGDKRSSIAGSSDNSDAWVDISDGEIGHTTMEATTNEAQFIVVRERFKPHRTRSPDWSKRIRDKRLQQKKAISCIEDDSDHYYETLSPLGNKRHSTQLVRQSQDGNRSGGVRSSHRRSKNHSASAHTLGEHVVISDDYDSFETDSDDHGDGEPDLRLRNHNDSGVDMRNHRLPKPPPPQNQVYEFVRKFKDFISSKKSPKGSQQKLYENTPASTLFYVESSKRTEDVYENTEYAPERIPAPGTKGHQEQAPVLRAKQKNGKSLRSRLRKSLVGSSFDTKQLSSLAPTRSTFYVEDPEGSLPALPLEPEIHGSGELDSGFSDKNCTPLPEAQKFSTVARKAKKEAKANRRRTTIGLRPHDPPPPPPPMTGSKSPSDPERDLDAEQTTSWYAECGVFKQATNGAVSPRGDEPVTPTPSGHGGVSSWYAESGLYQTSGVSVASSSGSSGVSTGNEAGLGDELSSEPHSLFSNEPLYQMYSAAKLESITRDLEAHGSSDGYEEIGQQAKAKPEPLVKPRPTALQLVEPKNGPSRTLWSEIPEVIHSCILPTLTSRERSLQEAKFEIITSEASYLKSLNLLRRHFMNHNAFLDSSVLSAKDRKALFSYIVPVHECSERLLTELEACWQDNIMLLGLSRCIYEIAERHFHVYVAFCEHQGRMDRTLRRLKESKESLAFQQHLERLEASPSCCGLNLHSFLMLPMQRITRLPLLIDAVFSKESPLNREEYESWKLTLALVQKVVGQCNEAANRWEQAFELERIARQLEFPSHVRALAIAPVGVPRAGAKPRFLVKRGELTHLLWRGEDAKLTFGKRLTKISIYAFLFSDLLLLCKRRGESCFSVFDYCPRSMLTLAAGDSLPQLPTKDLKDQAGKNLILMTLLENCDRKTVELLLSCPSVSDQQRWLQAMRPPEAETPGEKLYESWDCPQVVAKHSYESDEPDVLQLELGDVVNVSRKLPDGWYQGERIRDGAVGWFPGSYTEELNSAHVRARNLKQRHRLLTFTATYLESQKSK from the exons ATGGCGATGTCACCTGTCTTGGATGCGGCTGCCAAAGCCGCTGGCCGTGATCTCAATGGCAATGCAGCaagtgcaacagcagcatcaacagcaacaccaactgcagcagcagcagcagcagcaaccacacCGCGCAAAACGAAAAAGACAATTATCAATTGGCTGGTGAATAGTGACAGTGAGAACAACAATCGGCCGACGTGCGATAAAGCCGGCAAAGATAATCCAAATCCGCATCAAAATCCGAATAGCCAAGCAAATCCGAATCAAAACTGCAGCTGTGAGTCGCGGGCATTTCGCGATTTCCGTGGCGTGCAAACCTTGCGATTGTTGTGGAGCAGGCGCATCAAAAGTGCCAGCGAGGATCAATGTCACTCCCCAGTCCACTGCcacacctcctcctcctcctcgctgggcacattaaaaaagttaaataaaagcGTTAGCTGTCTGGTTAACGCCTTTAATAACTCGCGCGATTGCGCCACGCCGGAAAAATCGCTGGCAAAACGCGCGGCCAGTTTGCACAATTTGCAGGATTCGCAGGCGAAGCATAAGCAATTGCATAGGGAAAAAGATAACTTCTACAAGTACAAAAACGCCGAGCAGGCCAAAATGCAGGCCAAGTTAAGAAGCAGCGCCGACGAGGCGATTTTAAACGCCAGCGAAACGCGCGCGAAACGTGACGACAGCGGTGGTTTACCTGAAGTCAAATCGTATAATTTGAACACCTTATCAGCCGCAGATAAGGTTGCAAAAGTGGCGAAGGGGGAAGCTAAGACGCAGAGAAGGGTGGAGGAGCCGGTGGGAGAggcggaggtggaggtggaggtggagttACGAGCCAAACGGGAGCGCAATCGCCTTGAGGGTCTCAGTCTCAGCGCGGCGAGCGCCCAAAGTGGGGGCAGCAGCGAATCGCTTcaaaccaccaccaccaccacctcctccacgCCCACACACAGCAGCGTGACGTCATCGACGGGTCGGTCGGGCGGACGTCGCAAGTATAGCTTTAAAACCCATGCCGGCAAGTCATATCATCAGCACCATCATCCGTCGCGCAGGACTAGCAACATGGATGCCTCAAGTGGTGGTATTAGTATGGTGGCCAAACTTACCCATCAGTTCAACGAGATTATCCAAAAGGATGCCAAGCTCCTGGAGCAGGTCAAGCGGAACAATGGCGTTTGGATATCCAGGGGCACTCATGTCTACAAGATCGTGGAGAAGCCAACGTCAGAGGGAAAGGGATTACCTAACGGCGAGGAAAATCGCATTTCGACCGTTCAGCGAAATATCAAAAAGTTCGAGAGGCTGGAGAAGCCGAATGTGCCCTTGAAGAGCGAACAGCTGATGCGGAAACATCTCGAACTGATGAGGGGCAGCAGTCTTCCGCGGGGTCCGCGAATCAAAAGGAATCTCAAGCTACCACCGGGTAGTGTGGGCATTCCAGAACTGGCGATAGTCAGCGAGGAATTGAAGACTCCTACTTCCGAAGAGCAAGCTAAGCAACCAAAGTCAGTCCAAAATGAATCACTGCCCAATCATCCCGAAGAACTGAATCAGTCGAATGACAGACCCAGTGATGAGTTGGCTGTAATTTTGGGGGAGGACGGCGCCGAGGAGGAGCTGCGTCAGAAGCAGCGGAAGCACAAGTATGCCTCCATATACGAGAAACTCCGATTCACCTTCGCGAAAGGTAGAAAATCAGCGAGTCCCTCACCCACGAAGGCCCAAATCCGGGAGGAAGTAGCCATAGATGAAGAGCCCGTCAAGGAAAACACATCCGAAGATATGGTTACTCGGAAAGAAGATTTCACATTGGAACTTCCCAAAGAGGTAATACCTAGATCAGAAGACCTAGAAGATTCCTCACGCGCCCTGCTTATATCCCCGTGCTTTGAAGCCGATGCCAAAATCCTGGACGCCCTTGAGGCAGTGGACCAAAAGCTCAAGGTGCTCAACCCCCTCAACGATGTGACCACCGCAGACGGTGAGCGGGAGCTCCTCCTGGCCGCCAACGATGACTTCGAGCAGCGCATCCTGCCCAATAGCTCCTTTGTTTACCAGGCGGCCAACAAGCAGTACTCGAATAACCAAATTCTGCTGAACCAGGCTGTCAATGTTACCCTAGTGAATGCCATCGAGGGTGAGCAGATGATTATGGAGCAGAAGCAACTGATGAAGGTCAGAGAGTTGGAACTCACGGAGAAGGGCGAAGATCAACCCCTTAAGCCAGCGGAAAAATCGCTAGAGAAGAACGAAACCCTGGAGCCTGAATCCCTCTACGAACCCATCACACCTGTTATGGATGAAACCAAGACTCAAGCCCAGACATCCAGCCTCTTTAAAATATACACCAAGAAATCAGAGATTGTGGAGGACATATACCAAACGGTTGAGGAGGCATCCACTGTCGAGGCGAAGACGAATAACTGGCTGGAGGGCTACGAATCAATAGCTGGATCCCAGGAGGCATGTCCCTTGACGTACGATGGCTACGAGTCCTTCGCCCCGGAAGAGGTGGTAACTACACCCACTACTCCATCTGCCACTGGCACACTGGGCCGGAACACCCGCGATGAGCTGCCTGAACTGCCGAAGCCCAAGAGGGTACTCAACAAATCACCCATTCCCATGCGACCAGCACCTCCAAAGCCAGAAGCCAAAGAGTCGGAAGAGGATGATAATATATACGACACCATCAAGGGCTGCTACGAGTCCATGCACTGCAAGGCAACCTCCTCCTCGTCCAGTGGAGAAGCCACACTCACCACGGACACCATTTCCCTGAGTTCCAACTGCTACGAGAGTATCTCCCACATCCGGAGAAGCCGAGTGGCAACTACTCAGAATCATGGTCAGGGTTCGGCGGGCAGTTGCATCCAACTTTCGAGCAGCGGCTCCACATTGACTATCTCCTCGGATCACAAGACCAACAGCCTTTATGAATCCTCTCTGGCGGCCACCGGATGCGTGGTCTACGGAAGTGCCAGTGTGGGATGCAGGTCGTCCTTGGGCAGTAGTGCCGGAAGCAGGGACAGCGGAAAGCCCGGCGATAAGAGATCCTCCATAGCCGGCTCCAGTGACAACAGCGATGCCTGGGTGGACATTTCGGATGGGGAGATTGGCCACACGACGATGGAGGCGACCACCAACGAGGCCCAGTTCATTGT TGTAAGGGAAAGGTTTAAGCCACATCGCACCCGGAGTCCGGATTGGTCGAAACGCATCAGAGACAAAAGACTGCAACAGAAGAAGGCGATAAGCTGCATAGAGG ATGACTCAGACCACTACTACGAGACCCTGTCGCCACTCGGAAACAAACGCCATTCAACACAGCTGGTGCGGCAGAGCCAGGATGGAAATCGGAGCGGAGGGGTGCGTTCCTCGCACCGCCGGAGCAAGAACCACTCGGCATCTGCCCACACATTGGGCGAGCACGTGGTCATCTCGGATGATTACGACTCCTTTGAGACGGACAGCGATGATCACGGCGATGGTGAACCCGACCTGCGGCTAAGGAAC CACAATGACAGCGGCGTGGACATGCGCAACCATCGCCTGCCAAAGCCACCTCCTCCGCAGAACCAGGTATATGAGTTCGTGCGCAAATTCAAGGACTTCATATCCAGCAAGAAATCTCCAAAGGGAAGTCAGCAAAAGCTGTACGAGAACACCCCGGCATCCACGCTATTCTACGTGGAGTCCAGCAAACGAACGGAGGACGTTTACGAAAACACTGAATACGCCCCAGAGCGGATTCCAGCTCCCGGAACCAAGGGCCACCAGGAGCAGGCTCCGGTTCTGAGGGCCAAACAGAAAAACGGCAAGAGCCTTCGCTCCCGTCTTCGTAAAAGTCTGGTCGGCTCCAGTTTCGATACCAAGCAGCTCTCCTCGCTGGCACCTACACGAAGCACCTTCTACGTGGAGGACCCCGAGGGATCATTGCCAGCTCTGCCATTAGAGCCAGAGATCCACGGTTCCGGAGAACTGGACTCGGGCTTCTCGGACAAGAACTGCACACCCTTGCCAGAGGCACAGAAATTCTCAACAGTGGCGCGCAAGGCCAAGAAAGAGGCAAAGGCCAACAGGCGGCGCACCACCATTGGTCTGAGACCGCACGATCCACCGCCGCCTCCACCGCCAATGACCGGCAGCAAATCTCCCTCGGACCCGGAACGTGACCTGGATGCTGAGCAGACTACTTCCTGGTACGCCGAGTGCGGCGTCTTTAAGCAGGCCACCAATGGTGCTGTGTCCCCAAGAGGCGATGAACCGGTCACACCCACTCCTAGTGGTCACGGAGGCGTTAGTTCGTGGTACGCGGAATCGGGTCTCTACCAAACCAGCGGCGTATCAGTGGCCAGCTCCAGCGGCAGCTCCGGCGTGTCCACCGGTAATGAGGCGGGCCTGGGCGACGAGTTGTCCTCGGAGCCACATAGTCTGTTCTCCAATGAACCTCTATACCAGATGTATAGCGCCGCCAAGCTGGAG TCGATCACCCGCGACCTGGAGGCGCATGGATCCTCAGATGGCTACGAGGAGATTGGCCAGCAAGCTAAGGCAAAGCCCGAGCCACTGGTTAAGCCCAGACCCACTGCCCTGCAGTTGGTGGAGCCCAAGAACGGTCCTTCTCGCACCCTGTGGAGCGAAATTCCCGAAGTCATACACTCATGCATACTGC CCACTTTGACCAGTCGGGAGCGCAGTCTGCAGGAGGCCAAGTTCGAGATCATCACCTCAGAGGCCAGTTACCTAAAGTCTCTTAATCTGCTGCGCCGTCACTTCATGAATCACAACGCCTTCTTGGACTCATCCGTGCTGAGTGCCAAGGACCGGAAAGCACTGTTCTCCTACATTGTGCCCGTGCACGAATGCTCAGAGCGATTGCTCACGGAACTGGAGGCCTGCTGGCAGGACAACATCATGCTGCTGGGACTGAGTCGCTGCATCTACGAGATCGCCGAGCGGCACTTCCATGTTTACGTGGCCTTTTGTGAGCATCAGGGCAGAATGGATAGAACTCTGCGCCGTCTTAAAGAGTCCAAAGAATCTCTGGCCTTCCAGCAGCACCTGGAGCGGCTGGAGGCGAGTCCCAGTTGCTGCGGTCTCAATCTGCACTCCTTCCTGATGCTGCCCATGCAAAGGATTACCCGCCTGCCGCTCCTGATCGATGCAGTGTTCAGCAAGGAGTCACCGCTGAATCGCGAGGAATACGAGAGCTGGAAGCTGACGCTCGCTCTCGTCCAGAAGGTAGTGGGTCAGTGCAATGAGGCGGCCAACCGCTGGGAGCAGGCATTTGAGCTGGAGCGGATTGCGCGCCAGCTGGAGTTCCCCTCCCATGTGCGAGCGCTGGCCATAGCACCGGTGGGAGTGCCGCGAGCGGGAGCCAAGCCCCGTTTCCTGGTCAAACGAGGCGAGCTGACGCATCTGCTGTGGCGTGGCGAGGATGCCAAACTGACCTTCGGCAAGCGCCTGACGAAGATCAGCATATATGCCTTCCTTTTTTCGGATCTTCTGTTGCTCTGCAAGCGTCGTGGTGAATCCTGCTTCAGTGTTTTCGACTATTGCCCCAGGAGCATGCTCACCCTCGCAGCCGGCGATTCGCTGCCTCAACTTCCAACCAAGGACCTGAAGGACCAAGCCGGCAAGAACCTCATTCTGATGACGCTGCTCGAGAACTGCGACCGCAAGACCGTCGAGCTG